In a single window of the Micromonospora inositola genome:
- a CDS encoding type VII secretion target, with protein MTEVPLTVELELLREVARSLGEDAYRLACGLAGTPGLVVPAEGWRAGVALAELESAVHRWCGALAARVAGTADAIRVAAEGYEAVDDRAARRLAGVPR; from the coding sequence ATGACCGAGGTGCCGTTGACCGTCGAGCTCGAACTGCTGCGCGAGGTCGCCCGGTCGCTCGGGGAGGACGCGTACCGGCTGGCCTGCGGGCTGGCCGGCACGCCGGGGCTGGTGGTGCCGGCCGAGGGCTGGCGCGCCGGGGTGGCGCTGGCCGAGTTGGAGTCGGCGGTGCATCGCTGGTGCGGGGCGCTGGCGGCCCGGGTGGCGGGCACCGCCGACGCGATCCGCGTCGCGGCGGAGGGCTACGAGGCGGTCGACGACCGCGCCGCCCGACGCCTGGCCGGAGTGCCCCGGTGA
- a CDS encoding holo-ACP synthase, translating to MIVAVGIDVVLVDRFARALARTPLLADRLFTEPERYTRSGNPRSPESMAARFAAKEAVAKALGAPAGLSWHDCEIVPDPDGRPWLTVSGTVAAASAERGINRWHLSLSHDGGIASAMVVAER from the coding sequence GTGATCGTGGCTGTCGGCATCGACGTCGTGCTGGTGGACCGGTTCGCCCGGGCCCTCGCCCGGACGCCGCTGCTCGCCGACCGGCTCTTCACCGAGCCCGAGCGCTACACCCGTTCCGGCAACCCGCGCTCGCCGGAGTCGATGGCCGCCCGCTTCGCGGCCAAGGAGGCGGTGGCCAAGGCGCTCGGCGCCCCCGCCGGGCTGAGCTGGCACGACTGCGAGATCGTCCCGGACCCGGACGGCCGGCCCTGGCTGACCGTCTCCGGCACGGTCGCCGCCGCCTCGGCCGAGCGCGGGATCAACCGCTGGCATCTGTCGTTGTCGCACGACGGCGGGATCGCGTCGGCGATGGTGGTGGCGGAACGGTGA